Part of the Amblyomma americanum isolate KBUSLIRL-KWMA chromosome 7, ASM5285725v1, whole genome shotgun sequence genome, TGGAACCGAGTCTTGGGCCCGATCAACGCGCAGCTCCTGGAAGAGGACAGCCCTGGAGAACTCGTCGCCGGCGCCTCCTCTTACGCCAAGCACGAGGAGAATCCCCGCTGGCGCAAACAACGCGCTTCGCTTGTCTTCTACTGGCTGCTTTTGGATCACAGATGCGTGACCGCGCTCCGAGTGGAAGAATGGGGCCTGTTTGATAGTCACTCGTACTTGCGCCTTTTCTGCGACGGTGTGGTCAAATGCACTAACATAAAAAGCATACAGTTATGCGCGGCATGCTCCTCAGATTGGCGTCACGAGCAGCTTTTGAATGCAATGCTCTCCCTGCCGGACCTCGAGGAGGTCACCTTTGAAGCTCTCTGCTCGAGCCGTGCAAGGAATAACGCCAAGCTGCTGGCAAAGCTGATAAAGAAAAGCGCCAAGTTGCATCGGCTTGTGGTCAACCTATTTGTTGGCACGAGTTGGTGAAAGCCAGAACGCATGTCGCCCATACCGGCAACACTCGAAAGGAACGTGTCCATCAACGACATGTGCCTGTACCTTACCATGCTGGAAAAAGCAAGAATGCCATCCTTTCTGTGAAGTTCTAAAGCAACACAGCTCACTGAGATCGCTGCACCTGGTCGCTACGCACGAAACGAGCACCTTGAGTGTGGCTGCTGTTGCAGGAATTGTGGAAGCTTCGAAGGAACTGATCAGCTTACAGCTGACTAAATTTTACGCCGAAATTGACGAGATTTGGGCCCTAATACTTGCACAGACTGCACATGTATACGCAGTACTTGCACTGAAAGGGACCACTATGATATCTGAGCCACCCTAGACACTGTTGCGAGTCACAGACTCTTTTGGTCTTTTACCACTGTTTGTGTGCTATATATTTCACATATATGCTCCAGGATGTCTTCCAGCCTTCTGCATGGGCTCTTCAGCTTGGTGCCTATAGCCACCTCCAGCGAAGTAGCTGAGCATGGCTGACAGGccttttcagctgcactgttgaaaaaaaaacatcagaacaGTGAAAACTGTTAGCTGTAAACGAAGGAGCACTTCAGTTAGCagaaattgcattaaaaaaattatggaTGCAGCTAGTCTCCTAAATGTACCAGGGCATGTAACCTGTGTGTTTTCATGGTCAATAAAAATTGAAAGTGCATACAAATCTGCTGCCAAGTTGCTAGCGATCGATCACGCAAAAATTTTGTCCGACTACTTCGGCGAAAATGAACTGTGAACGCTCTGTCCATGCACAAGTCCTAATCTCTTCGAAAGTAGATTTATATTTGTGCGATGGCGTTGCGCTCTCACATCCCGACTAATTTTGCAGCTCCTTCTCGACACAGATGGCTACACAATCTGAACTCAGAAGACAACATGCCGCCGACTCGACGTGTCCACAGCTGACTGCTACCAAGAATTTAGCGGACCCTAACGCGGCAGATAAAAAGCGCGACGACCGGAGTCAGCTCCGGTGACCGCGGCGTTGTCGTCCCGCTGAATAATCGAACAGACACCAAGGTCATTCCCTGTAGTAATGGATAAAGACGGTGCCAACACGTTTCCGTTTTCACAGACACCGGCGACACAGGAACACTTCGCCTTCACCACGGCAGACTCCGCAAACACGCTCGTCTCTTAGCGCGATTTTGCGAGCATTGAGAGCCACGCCGTAGCCCCACATTAGATCTGATATAGTCTCTGATGCCCTCAGGTGATGTCAGAATGAAGTGCTTAACGTCGAAGACGCGATAAGCCCCCCACAAAATAGCGAGAATTTCGGCACAAGCAAGCAGCGCCCATACATTCATTGGCGACGAGCTACGCGTAGACCTCCACTCACTCCATGTTGCCAGACTTCGCGGCACCCCAGAAGTTGAGTCTACTTGCGAATAAAGCCGCGACATGTGCATCGATCCGAGGAGCGAAATTTTAATTTCTTGGTCTGAAACTTGCTAAAAAATGCATAACACGTACTAAAGAAAATTTCCGGACATTTTCGCAGCCACTACCGTGTTTTGCAACTTCACTCATGAAACGCCATTTTTACCTAAATTACCGCAGCCTTTACGTCGCTCGACTGCTAAATAAGACCGCCATAAATAGTATTTCCGCGGAAATGAAGTCCAAGGTCAAATCTACATTTAACGGATCATGAGTGTGCCGAAAAATATTGAAGATTATACAAAAGTAACGTAAATCTTAGGCTAATAAACATTCTGCCATATTGTGCATGTTCAGTATGCAAGTTGACAGGCACGTGAAGCATTTTACCTGAACCAAGAAAGCGGCAGACGCTACGAATAATTATGAAATTTGTGCGATGATGTTGCTGTTTAAAATCACATTCTTTTACGAGATGCGACTGTTTCGTGCCCTGCTTATCATTTCAGATGTTATCACTAGAAGGGCAATGGGACTTTCCTTTCTGTCACTAAAAAAGAAGTGTGACTTTCACACACACAGTGAATACCCTAACACCGCGAACGTATGAAAATAGCATTTAGACTATACAGAACAAACCCTGGGAAAAAAAATCTTCACTGGACACTGGCAGACTTTTAATACTTGCTAAAATAATCGACGCGGCGAACGGCGGGCAGCAGAACATGGTTCCGGCGAACACCAGTCTAGACTAGAGTCACTCTAGTCTGGACCGGTTAGACGTGGTGTTTTCAACAATCCTTCCTTCACGGATTGAACAGGTCTGGATCAGTGCGGAAATGTGTGTTCACGGACGACTCAAGCGCCTGTCTCCTTTGACCTAGGAGAAGCAACCACTGCCTTGCTGGATCTTGCCGCATGTTTTCTTGGAATTCCTTTGGCATTGTAGCAAGCAAGCATGTGGGAACGAAGAATGAATTTCATTACGAAGTGCGCAGGTATTTATACCACCAGCTCTTGAGCTGAGACATGCGCAGTGACCGTCTCTTCtcttcaccgaaaaaaaaagaaggttatGTTCGGCATTCCGGCAAAGGAAACCGTTGTGGCTCCCTACGTTGTCGAGTGCTTCTACGAAGGCCGTCTTCAGGCATTACCGGCTGAATCGAAGTATCGCCAGGTGGTTCCGTTTCTGAAGGAGGGTCCTGTATTTCTACTATCGTAGTTCTTAGACGTTCTCTTGTGCGACGCACATGTCCGCTGCCAGCATGCATTATGTAGGATCGTGGCGTGTCTCCAGTACCTACAACCACTGCTGGGGCCCAAGTTATCTGCACAGCACCATAGACGGACACTGTGGACCCCCTGTCTGGATCCGGGATATGTCTGGTCGACTTGTTGTAGCACTTCTGTTGTCGGTTCCTAATGTCTGCTAGACGGCTTCGGACTGTTTCGGTGGGAATAGTCTTCGGCTCCAGATGACAGTCCAGCACTGGCAGCCTTGTTCTGGTGCGGCGGCCCATCAGTCTTTCGGCTGGGGACTGCAGAAGGTCGTCTCTCGATAAATTTCTCCATTCTAGCAGTGCGCTGCAAAATTCAAACTTGCCAAGCGAGAATTTTTTTAGCATCTTTTTTGCCTCTTGAACGGCACACTCTGCCATGCCATTGCCACGGGGATAGTGGGGGCTGGACGTGACATGGTTGACGTGGAAATGAGATGTGAATGACCTGTACTTTGAGGTGGTGAACGGGGGGTCGTTATCACTGCATATCTTGGCAGGTATCCCGTGTGTTGCAAAAACTTCCATACATGCTTGGATAACCGATTGCGCTGTTGTGCGGTAAAGCTTGCGTATctcgaaaaaaaaacgagtaaaAATCTACTAGAATCAAGTACTCGTTGCCCCCGTTGTATAGCAAGTCCATGCCAACAGACTGCCAAGGTAAATTGGGCACTGGATGACTAAGCATTAGAAGCTTTGAATTCTGTTTTTCTATTTCTGGCATTTCGGGCAAGAAAGTGCAATCTCCAGGATAGCAGAATTCATGTTGCGCCAGAGCATCACCTGTCGGGCCCTTGCCTTCATTTTCTCTTCTCTCCCGTGCGCCGCATGCAGTAAGTGGAGGACTTCCGGGCGCTTGGCTGGCGAGATGACCAGCTTGTTGCTCCGAAGCAGTAGGCCGTTATCGACATGCAGTTCGTCGCGGTAGGCCCAAAACGGTCGCAGGGCATCCGGTACTGTGCTGGAGTAACAAAGCAACTGCGACATAAGTGAGTCATTTCCGGTTTCCTCCTGGATGCTTCGCAGCTGCTCGTCGGCAACCGGCAGGGAAGAAACAACATTGACTTCAAACTGCTCAGTTTCTTCTACCTGTTCCACTTTACTCGGAAAACTTGAGAGGGCGTCAGCTAAGAAACGTTCTTTGCCTGGCTTGTACTTAACGATTATTGGGAACTTTTGAAGTACTAGCCTCATGCGTTGGAGGCGTATCGGGCATTCACACAAAGGCTTTTTGAATGTAATTTCTAGTGGTCTGTGATCCGATTCGACCATTACTTCTGGTTGTCCAAATATGTAATCTTTAAACTTTGTACAGCCATGGACGATTGCCAAAGTCGCCTTTTCGATTCGCGCGTACAGCAATTGGGCTGCGGTCAGCGAACGTGATGAGTAAGCAAGAGGCTGTCCGTTTTGCAAAAGCACGGCCCCCACACAGTATTTGCTAGCATGAAGGGATAGTACCACAGGTTGGTCTTGCTGAAATTATGCCAGGACTGGTGCTTGCATGAGGCTGGAACGGAGCTGTTGAAAACTACTCTCCTGTGGTTCTGACCAAATCCATGCTATGTCTTTCTTTAAAAGCTCTCTAAGAGCAGCAGACAGAGGACATATTCGGCACGAAACGGGCCACGAAGTTCACCATGCCGAGAAACACTTGAAGCTCCTTACGATTTTTTGGTGGTGGTACTTGTGGGATGTCGTTCACCCAGTCAGGGCTCAGGCAGAGTCCTTCTTTGGCGACTACATGACCCATGTAGCGTACTCGGGgctgcaagaagttacacttttttctgttcagcttcAAGTTGTGTTCTCTGCACCGTGTGAGCAATTTTGACCGGTTGCTATCGTGCTCCTCGCGAGTTTTTCCCCAGACTAAAATGTAATCCACAACAACGGCTATTCCAGCAAGCTCCTCTACTACTCCGTGCGTTGCTCGTTGAAAAACTTCCGGAGCAGACGCTATGCCGAACGGCATCCGCAAAAACCTTTATCTGCCATATGGGGTACTCATAGTGCATATGAGTGAGCTCGGTTCGTCCAACTTCACTTGCCAGAACCCGGATGACGCATCCAAGGTAGAAAAGTACCTTGCTCCAGACAGACGCGGTACTATGTCTTCCAGGGTTGGCATGTGGTAATGCTCCCTAAAGATAGCCTTGTTCAAATCTGATGGGTCTAGGCTTATGCGTACTTTTTCACCAATGACCACCACCATCATGTGGCTTGCCCACGAAGTTGGTTCAGTTACCTTTGCTATGACTTCGTCACTTTCCACTCTTTGGAGCTCTGCTTTCACGCGTTCTCGAAGGACAATTAAGAGCGACTCTTCTTGCGGGTTTAACGGTGCCTTGAGCACCGGGCTTCAGCTGGATGTGGTAGGCGACACCCTTAAGTTCTCCTAGGCGTAGAAAGACGTCTTAAAATCCCTGGGGGTCACTACAACCGACCGCATCAATTGAACCTATGCGGGTTATCAGTCCAAGACGTTCAGCAACGCAGCCGCTCAGTGTCACTGGGTCCTCAGGCTTGACGATATAAAATTCTGCTTCAGTGCTCGGTGCTTTGTGGCTAAGGGGCAGCTTAATCTTTTTTGATGCAATTCCTTTGTGGCCGAAAAACGTGCGCAGTGTGGCGGAGCAAAGCTGCGCAGGCTGGGATGTTGTACGCCTTAGCATCGCCTCGGACATTACAAAGCAGTTTGCACCGGTGTCAATCTTGCACCTTACATACATGCTTGCGATAACGACTCCTGAAGATCAGCGATCATCCCGATCTACGGCACGGACTTCAAGCGTTTGAAGAAAAagttcttcgtcctgtgtttggtGAACTTCTTGTGCGCTTCGTCCTTTGTTGCGCGGTCGTGACAATGGCTTTTGACATGCCCGCGCGAAATGGTTGCGGCCTCCGCATTTGTTGCATTGTTTAACCAGAGCGGGACAGTTTCCACTTTTCTGTTAATCGAAACCACATCTAAAGCAAGCGTTCGGTTTTGATTTCACTACATCTATTCTGGCAGGATATGCGTCCTGTATTTCACTCTAACGTTTTTTGCCCTGTTTCTAGCACGGCAGATTTCGACAGCTTTGCTGTAAGACGGATTTTCCAGTACGAGTCTCTGCTGCAAAATTTTGCCCCTGATTCCAAGAATAATTCTGCTGCGCAGCATTCTGTCTTCTAGTGCGCCAAACTCGCACTGCTGTGCTAGGGTCCGAAGTTCTGTGAGCCAATCGTTGAACGACTCACCCTGTTGCTGGTTCCTGGAGCCGAAGCGAAATTCGTTGAATGTCAGGTTCGTTGTTGGCTTGAAGTGGTCTTCAAACTTCTGCGTGTAAATCTGGATATCGTGCTTGTCGGCGTCATTCCCAAACTTGAAAGTGTAGAACCATCGCCTGGCCTCTACGCCAATTTCCATAAAAAACGTGGCAGCTTGAACCTCCTTTGCATGCTCTCTCAGCTTCGTGGCCGTTGCATATAGGTCCAACACTTTATTCCGGACGGTCCAGCTGTAAAAACCGTCTCCCGTTGTGTCCAGCGGTTTCGGTGGGGGAAGCATCGATGACGCCATTTCATTTCCAGCTGTTGCGGTCGTTCCTGCTGGGACATTTTCAGACTGCGATGCTACGTTTGCCATACAAGCTACGGTACGCAACCgtatcccacttctgacaccatgtagcACGCAAGCAAGTGGGAACGGGGAATGAATTTTATAACGAAGTGCGCCGGTATTTATACCACCAGCTCTTGAGCTGAGACATGCGCAGTGACCGTCTTGTGCGCGCGTGTAACTGACGGTGCACACTGCTACAGGCATTGTTAGCGAACCTACCTCCTTTATACTGCTGTTGGCCAACCACCCTTCTTAAATAGGAACACAGGGCTCCTTGATAGATGGAACCTAAATAGTAAGGGTTACTTCTAGGGCCAGATCCCTCTTTTCATTACTTTTTTACTGCTTCTTTTCACATTTGTGATAGGAAAATGCTTCCACCATTCGAAGTGCTAAGAGTAAACTCGATGTCTAGCCTATCAAAACACAGCGTCCAGTCAGGCTGACATCTCATTTCCGCTGCGCACTACTTCGCCACTGCGCTACTTCCGTATAAACACTGCTAGGACTAGAACAAGATttatgtctttctttctttctttctttctttctttctttctttctttctttctttctttctttctttctttctttctttctttctttccttctttctttctttctttctttctttcgggCATTACATTCACAGAAAAACCTTTGGAAAATAGTTAACGCAAAGCTTTGATGGATAATCAAATAACAGCCGTGAACACCGCATAAAAATACATATCGAGCCCTAAGAAGTAATAGAAAATGCAAtgagaaaatgaaacgaaatTGAACCGTCTTCATTCAGGTACGGCTTCAACAAGTCCAGAACAAAACGTTGGAGATTACAACTCGGCGAAACGTTTCAGGCCAGTTACAAAACGTTCGTGATCACTGATGCATGGTCATAAATGTGCAAGACAACTGATTCCATTGACGGATAGTAAGGAAGAAAGTTTagtgaaaagaaaaatttctcGGGCGAAAATAGGCTCTCCATTTAGGTGGTTACCAGTGCAAGGAATATTGCGAAGAGCCGCCTTGATATGGGGTATAAAAAACGACGAACAACTATTGTATGTTGTCCAGACAGGCCGCTGTGTGGGAGCATGCAGGGGAGCGTGCACGGTGAGTGGAGAAGGAGCGaacttgcctgctcattgcactgcatgcacaggttgtGAGCCACGGTTGAAGAGCATTAAGATTCTGGGCAGCAGCAAAGACAAAGTAGCGCGTGAGCTTTTAGAAGCTTACCACATCAAGCGAATAGGCGATCACTGTATAAGCGATACTTCCGTAATGTTGCACAATGTGGCAAAAAACTTCTTGGGCGGCTTTGACTGATCTTTACACAGGCTTGATCTAACATACTTCACTCGTGTTGTCCTTTCTTTAGGCATGCGCT contains:
- the LOC144098109 gene encoding uncharacterized protein LOC144098109, with the translated sequence MLPPPKPLDTTGDGFYSWTVRNKVLDLYATATKLREHAKEVQAATFFMEIGVEARRWFYTFKFGNDADKHDIQIYTQKFEDHFKPTTNLTFNEFRFGSRNQQQVEQVEETEQFEVNVVSSLPVADEQLRSIQEETGNDSLMSQLLCYSSTVPDALRPFWAYRDELHVDNGLLLRSNKLVISPAKRPEVLHLLHAAHGREEKMKIRKLYRTTAQSVIQACMEVFATHGIPAKICSDNDPPFTTSKYRSFTSHFHVNHVTSSPHYPRGNGMAECAVQEAKKMLKKFSLGKFEFCSALLEWRNLSRDDLLQSPAERLMGRRTRTRLPVLDCHLEPKTIPTETVRSRLADIRNRQQKCYNKSTRHIPDPDRGSTVSVYGAVQITWAPAVVVGTGDTPRSYIMHAGSGHVRRTRERLRTTIVEIQDPPSETEPPGDTSIQPVMPEDGLRRSTRQRREPQRFPLPECRT